One genomic segment of Actinoplanes ianthinogenes includes these proteins:
- a CDS encoding DedA family protein, whose translation MAELSGLAGWVASVIDALGAAGVGLLVALENLVPPIPSEIVLSMAGFLAGEGRVNLVLVWAAATLGALAGALLLYWLGRGLGEQRLRRWLDRIPLVDLDDLDRADRWFEKHERAAVLVGRCAPVVRSLVSIPAGANRMPLGWFTLCTVIGSGVWNAIFVGAGYALGSQWQDVARYSHWFDYAVWAFFAGAIGWWIVKKVRGRSTNERPRTGDQVRNPR comes from the coding sequence ATGGCAGAACTGAGTGGGCTGGCCGGCTGGGTGGCCTCGGTCATCGACGCGCTCGGCGCGGCCGGCGTCGGCCTGCTCGTCGCGCTGGAAAACCTCGTCCCGCCGATCCCCAGCGAGATCGTGTTGTCGATGGCCGGCTTCCTGGCCGGCGAGGGCCGGGTCAACCTGGTGCTGGTCTGGGCGGCCGCGACGCTCGGCGCGCTGGCCGGGGCCCTGCTGCTCTACTGGCTCGGGCGGGGCCTCGGCGAACAGCGGCTGCGGCGCTGGCTGGACCGGATCCCGCTGGTCGACCTCGACGACCTGGACCGGGCGGACCGGTGGTTCGAGAAGCACGAGCGGGCGGCGGTGCTGGTCGGCCGGTGCGCGCCGGTGGTGCGCAGCCTGGTGTCGATCCCGGCCGGGGCGAACCGGATGCCGCTCGGGTGGTTCACGCTCTGCACGGTGATCGGCAGCGGCGTGTGGAACGCGATCTTCGTGGGCGCCGGGTACGCGCTCGGCTCGCAGTGGCAGGACGTGGCGAGGTACAGCCACTGGTTCGACTACGCGGTCTGGGCGTTCTTCGCCGGGGCGATCGGCTGGTGGATCGTGAAAAAGGTGCGCGGCCGCTCGACCAACGAGCGACCGCGCACCGGCGATCAGGTCAGAAACCCGCGCTGA
- the lepB gene encoding signal peptidase I produces the protein MPDDKINARRFPRSKPLEFLILLVVAVVVAAGVRTFLVQTFYIPSGSMEQTLLLNDKVLVNKAVYRFRDPERGEIIVFEPPIGWGAGPSEQEYIKRVIGVGGDRVVCCDPQNRITVNGHPLDETYLFPGDAPSDDKFDVTVPEGRLWVMGDHRSDSADSRAHLESDLGTVPVDRVAGRAFAIYWPTSRWRSLSVPPTFSGVPDAG, from the coding sequence GTGCCCGACGACAAGATCAATGCTCGCCGTTTTCCTCGGTCGAAGCCGCTCGAGTTCCTGATCCTGCTCGTCGTGGCGGTGGTGGTCGCGGCCGGCGTGCGGACGTTCCTGGTGCAGACCTTCTACATCCCGTCCGGGTCGATGGAGCAGACCCTGCTCCTGAACGACAAGGTGCTGGTGAACAAGGCGGTCTACCGCTTCCGGGACCCGGAGCGCGGGGAGATCATCGTGTTCGAGCCGCCGATCGGGTGGGGCGCCGGCCCCAGCGAGCAGGAGTACATCAAACGGGTGATCGGCGTCGGCGGGGACCGGGTGGTCTGCTGCGACCCGCAGAACCGGATCACCGTGAACGGGCACCCGCTCGACGAGACCTACCTGTTCCCCGGCGACGCCCCCTCCGACGACAAGTTCGACGTGACCGTGCCGGAGGGGCGGCTCTGGGTGATGGGCGACCACCGGTCGGACTCCGCGGACTCCCGCGCCCACCTGGAGTCCGACCTGGGCACCGTGCCGGTCGACCGGGTCGCCGGGCGGGCGTTCGCGATCTACTGGCCGACGTCGCGCTGGCGCAGCCTGTCGGTCCCGCCCACCTTCAGCGGCGTCCCCGACGCCGGCTGA
- the valS gene encoding valine--tRNA ligase, with the protein MPEKITLDGLERKWRQVWAERGTYAFDRSAPRSRVFSIDTPPPTVSGSLHVGHVFSYTHADAIARYQRMTGREVFYPMGWDDNGLPTERRVQNYYGVQCDPSLPYDPDFTPPSSPPSRAVHISRRNFVELCQTLTAVDEQAFEDLWRQLGLSVDWSLQYTTIGEDSRAISQRAFLRNLERGEAYLADAPTLWDVSFRTAVAQAELEDRERQGAYYRLAFGLSGGGSVHIETTRPELLPACVALVAHPDDERYRHLIGTTATTPVFGVEVPIKAHPLAQPDKGSGIAMICTFGDLTDVIWWRELDLPTRPVMGRDGRLLPAPPAGADPEAYAHLSGKTAFSAKEAVVELLRSAGALDGEPRPTTQQVKFYEKGDKPLEIVTTRQWYIRNGGRDAALRSALLDRGREMTWSPGFMRSRYENWVEGLAGDWIISRQRFFGVPIPVWYPLDAAGEPDYTSPLTPDTLPVDPSSDTPPGYRAEQRDQPGGFTADPDVMDTWATSSLTPEIAGRWGLDDDLFARVFPMDLRPQAHEIIRTWLFSTVLRAHQEFGSLPWRTALLSGWILDPDRKKMSKSKGNVVTPMGLLEEYGSDAVRYWAVSGRPGTDTAFDTGQMKVGRRLAIKVLNATKFVLRFGVSPGLSAGDVTEPLDRSMLAGLAAVVADATKHFEGYDYARALERTEQFFWTFCDDYLELVKERAYGAAGDPATRSAHAALAIALRSLLRLFAPTLPFVTEEAWSWWQEGSVHRAPWPDAAEFAPALDPGAPAGLLPLAGTVLGLVRKAKSEARQSMRTEVARLTVRGTDPDVVSFGLVSQDVRAAGVVREVTTEVVGGPLTADVTL; encoded by the coding sequence GTGCCAGAAAAGATCACTCTCGACGGGCTCGAACGGAAATGGCGGCAGGTATGGGCCGAGCGGGGCACCTACGCCTTCGACCGGTCGGCGCCGCGGTCACGCGTATTCTCGATCGACACGCCGCCGCCGACGGTGAGCGGATCGCTGCACGTCGGGCACGTGTTCTCCTACACCCACGCGGACGCGATCGCGCGGTATCAGCGGATGACCGGCCGCGAGGTGTTCTACCCGATGGGGTGGGACGACAACGGGCTGCCGACCGAGCGCCGGGTGCAGAACTACTACGGCGTGCAGTGTGACCCGTCGCTGCCCTACGACCCCGATTTCACCCCGCCGTCGTCCCCGCCGAGCCGGGCGGTGCACATCTCCCGGCGCAACTTCGTCGAGCTCTGCCAGACCCTGACCGCGGTCGACGAGCAGGCGTTCGAGGACCTGTGGCGGCAGCTCGGGCTCTCGGTGGACTGGTCGTTGCAGTACACGACGATCGGGGAGGACAGCCGGGCCATCTCGCAGCGGGCGTTCCTGCGGAACCTGGAGCGGGGGGAGGCGTATCTCGCGGATGCCCCGACGCTCTGGGACGTGTCGTTCCGGACCGCGGTCGCCCAGGCCGAGCTGGAGGACCGGGAGCGGCAGGGCGCCTACTACCGGCTCGCCTTCGGCCTGTCCGGCGGCGGGTCGGTGCACATCGAGACCACCCGGCCCGAGCTGCTGCCGGCCTGCGTGGCGCTGGTCGCCCACCCGGACGACGAGCGGTACCGGCACCTGATCGGCACGACGGCGACCACCCCGGTGTTCGGGGTCGAGGTGCCGATCAAGGCGCATCCGCTGGCCCAGCCGGACAAGGGCTCCGGGATCGCGATGATCTGCACCTTCGGTGACCTGACGGATGTGATCTGGTGGCGGGAGCTGGATCTGCCCACCCGGCCGGTGATGGGCCGGGACGGGCGCCTGCTGCCGGCGCCACCGGCGGGCGCCGACCCCGAGGCCTACGCTCACCTGTCCGGGAAAACGGCCTTCTCCGCCAAGGAGGCGGTGGTCGAGCTGCTCCGCTCGGCCGGAGCCCTGGACGGCGAGCCCCGGCCGACCACGCAGCAGGTGAAGTTCTACGAGAAGGGCGACAAGCCCCTGGAGATCGTCACCACCCGGCAGTGGTACATCCGCAACGGCGGCCGGGACGCCGCGCTGCGCTCCGCCCTGCTCGACCGTGGCCGCGAGATGACCTGGTCACCCGGCTTCATGCGGAGCCGCTACGAGAACTGGGTGGAGGGCCTGGCCGGCGACTGGATCATCAGCCGGCAGCGGTTCTTCGGCGTCCCGATCCCGGTCTGGTACCCGCTCGACGCGGCCGGCGAGCCGGACTACACGTCGCCGCTCACGCCGGACACGCTGCCGGTCGACCCGAGCAGCGACACCCCGCCCGGGTACCGGGCGGAGCAGCGCGACCAGCCGGGCGGTTTCACCGCCGACCCGGACGTGATGGACACCTGGGCCACCTCGTCGCTGACCCCGGAGATCGCCGGGCGCTGGGGCCTGGACGACGACCTGTTCGCCCGGGTCTTCCCGATGGACCTGCGCCCGCAGGCCCACGAGATCATCCGGACCTGGCTGTTCTCCACGGTGCTCCGCGCCCACCAGGAGTTCGGGAGCCTGCCGTGGCGTACCGCGCTGCTCTCCGGCTGGATCCTCGACCCGGACCGCAAGAAGATGTCCAAGTCCAAGGGCAATGTGGTCACCCCGATGGGACTGCTGGAGGAGTACGGGTCGGACGCGGTCCGCTACTGGGCGGTGAGCGGGCGGCCGGGCACCGACACGGCGTTCGACACCGGGCAGATGAAGGTCGGCCGCCGGCTGGCCATCAAGGTCCTCAACGCGACGAAGTTCGTGCTGCGGTTCGGCGTCTCGCCGGGTCTGTCGGCCGGTGACGTCACCGAGCCGCTGGACCGGTCCATGCTCGCCGGGCTCGCGGCCGTCGTGGCGGACGCCACCAAGCACTTCGAGGGGTACGACTACGCCCGCGCCCTGGAGCGCACCGAGCAGTTCTTCTGGACGTTCTGCGACGACTACCTGGAACTGGTCAAGGAACGGGCCTACGGCGCCGCCGGCGACCCGGCGACCCGGTCCGCACACGCCGCCCTGGCGATCGCGCTGCGGAGCCTGCTGCGGCTGTTCGCGCCGACGCTGCCGTTCGTCACCGAGGAGGCCTGGTCCTGGTGGCAGGAGGGCTCGGTGCACCGCGCGCCGTGGCCGGACGCCGCCGAGTTCGCCCCGGCGCTCGACCCGGGCGCCCCGGCCGGCCTGCTCCCGCTGGCCGGGACCGTGCTCGGCCTGGTGCGCAAGGCCAAGTCGGAGGCCCGGCAGTCGATGCGCACCGAGGTCGCCCGGCTGACGGTACGCGGCACCGACCCCGACGTGGTCTCGTTCGGCCTGGTCAGCCAGGACGTCCGGGCCGCCGGGGTGGTCCGGGAGGTGACCACCGAGGTGGTCGGCGGCCCGCTGACCGCCGACGTGACGCTCTAG
- a CDS encoding glutathionylspermidine synthase family protein, whose translation MKRIAYGPVRDGWRLTNFSLGLTYNDEVLPDGSMYSYWQEGPYYDFTAAEIEELETATATLYAMCLEAGDWIVEQCPRRTAEGRRRGYFDSVCTPDICFLTRIGVPEYTHEQIIRTWFDGDADTWTHRDKDPDGRVPMQTPDFSPSVYGRFDFWYNGAGTTPRLLEFNAQTPTALVEAAVIQWHWMDQTGISKHPWRQWNSIHDRLVGWEATPDGEPADPGAWRRNIAKLREARPWLPEKPKIFFAYETSDTSGEDRMNVAYLMSTAEEAGFPVELIAMSQIGWDVSDDRVVYVPGPGREHEAQPIDVIFMLYPWEWFWHEEGGKAFFRNMADPAKRGTVWIEPPYKAALLGNKALLPVLWKLFGDDPERGKYLLPSYFADSTGAKKLTSYAKKPVWGREGGSVTLFRDGVPITENPSEYGSDGLYVVQELCELPSFDALEGTVHPVIGSWLIDGEPAGMGIREDLGTAGLVTKNHCNFLPHAIETDY comes from the coding sequence ATGAAGCGGATTGCGTACGGGCCGGTCCGGGACGGTTGGCGGCTGACCAATTTCAGTCTCGGGCTGACGTACAACGACGAGGTGCTGCCGGACGGGTCGATGTACTCGTACTGGCAGGAGGGGCCGTACTACGACTTCACCGCGGCCGAGATCGAGGAGCTGGAGACGGCCACCGCGACGCTGTACGCGATGTGTCTGGAGGCCGGCGACTGGATCGTCGAGCAGTGCCCGCGGCGCACCGCCGAGGGCCGCCGCCGTGGCTACTTCGACTCGGTCTGCACGCCGGACATCTGCTTCCTGACCCGGATCGGCGTGCCCGAGTACACCCACGAGCAGATCATCCGGACCTGGTTCGACGGGGACGCGGACACCTGGACGCACCGCGACAAGGACCCGGACGGCCGGGTGCCGATGCAGACCCCGGACTTCTCGCCGAGCGTCTACGGCCGTTTCGACTTCTGGTACAACGGCGCCGGCACCACGCCGCGGCTGCTGGAGTTCAACGCGCAGACCCCGACCGCGCTGGTCGAGGCCGCGGTCATCCAGTGGCACTGGATGGACCAGACCGGGATCAGCAAGCACCCGTGGCGGCAGTGGAACTCCATCCACGACCGGCTGGTCGGCTGGGAGGCCACCCCCGACGGTGAGCCGGCCGATCCGGGCGCCTGGCGGCGCAACATCGCCAAGCTGCGCGAGGCCCGGCCCTGGCTCCCGGAGAAACCCAAGATCTTTTTTGCGTACGAGACGTCGGACACCTCGGGCGAGGACCGGATGAACGTCGCGTACCTGATGTCCACCGCCGAGGAGGCCGGCTTCCCGGTCGAGCTGATCGCGATGAGCCAGATCGGCTGGGACGTCAGCGACGACCGGGTGGTGTACGTGCCCGGCCCGGGGCGCGAGCACGAGGCGCAGCCGATCGACGTGATCTTCATGCTCTACCCGTGGGAGTGGTTCTGGCACGAGGAGGGCGGCAAGGCGTTCTTCCGGAACATGGCCGACCCGGCGAAACGCGGGACGGTGTGGATCGAGCCGCCGTACAAGGCCGCGCTGCTCGGCAACAAGGCGCTGCTCCCGGTGCTGTGGAAGCTGTTCGGTGACGATCCGGAGCGGGGGAAGTACCTGCTGCCGTCGTACTTCGCCGACTCCACCGGGGCGAAGAAGCTGACGTCGTACGCGAAGAAGCCGGTCTGGGGCCGGGAGGGCGGTTCGGTGACGCTGTTCCGGGACGGGGTGCCGATCACCGAGAACCCCTCAGAGTACGGCTCGGACGGTCTGTACGTCGTGCAGGAGCTCTGTGAGCTGCCGTCCTTCGACGCTCTGGAGGGCACCGTGCACCCGGTGATCGGCTCCTGGCTGATCGACGGGGAGCCGGCCGGGATGGGCATCCGTGAGGACCTCGGCACGGCCGGCCTGGTCACGAAGAACCACTGCAACTTCCTGCCGCACGCGATCGAGACGGACTACTGA
- the fabG gene encoding 3-oxoacyl-ACP reductase FabG produces the protein MSQSASSRVAIVTGAARGIGEAIALKLAADGLAVAVVDLDEGACANTVTAIHDAGGTAVAVGADVSDPAQVAAAVERVVAELGPPTVLVNNAGVLRDNLLFKMSEDDWDTVMSVHLKGSFLFTKAVQKHMVDAGYGRIVSLSSTSALGNRGQANYAAAKAGLQGFVKTLAIELGKFGITANAVAPGFIVTDMTRATAARMGVEFADFEKAMIGQIPVARAGRPEDVANTVSFLVSEGAGFVSGQVIYVAGGPRD, from the coding sequence GTGTCGCAGTCCGCATCGTCCAGGGTCGCCATCGTCACCGGAGCCGCGCGCGGCATCGGCGAGGCCATCGCGCTCAAGCTCGCCGCCGACGGCCTGGCCGTCGCGGTCGTGGACCTGGACGAGGGCGCCTGTGCCAACACGGTCACCGCGATCCACGACGCCGGTGGCACCGCGGTCGCGGTCGGCGCCGACGTGTCCGACCCGGCCCAGGTGGCCGCCGCGGTGGAGCGGGTGGTGGCCGAGTTGGGCCCGCCGACCGTGCTGGTCAACAACGCCGGTGTGCTCCGGGACAACCTGCTGTTCAAGATGAGCGAGGACGACTGGGACACCGTGATGTCGGTGCACCTGAAGGGCTCGTTCCTGTTCACCAAGGCGGTGCAGAAGCACATGGTGGACGCCGGTTACGGCCGGATCGTCAGCCTGTCGAGCACCTCCGCGCTGGGCAATCGCGGACAGGCCAACTACGCGGCGGCCAAGGCCGGCCTGCAGGGCTTCGTCAAGACGCTGGCGATCGAGCTGGGCAAGTTCGGCATCACCGCGAACGCGGTGGCGCCCGGCTTCATCGTCACCGACATGACCCGGGCCACCGCGGCCCGGATGGGTGTGGAGTTCGCCGACTTCGAGAAGGCGATGATCGGTCAGATCCCGGTGGCCCGCGCGGGCCGTCCCGAGGATGTGGCGAACACCGTCTCGTTCCTGGTGAGCGAGGGTGCCGGATTCGTCTCCGGACAGGTGATCTACGTGGCCGGCGGGCCACGGGACTGA
- a CDS encoding calcium-binding protein, with amino-acid sequence MRIRIKPIAVAVAVVAGAAFLPAPAQAAATTGSAWVTSDEVYFRAGRGAVNDVVLTRSGRTVTIDDRVAITPGRGCATVGGDRTKVRCTPRSLDGIQAKLGDRNDRIVNKTSVALLAWGGAGADRLIGGTGMDDLDGGSGKDTLTGGRGADVLAGGSGDDRLSGGPGDDVLWADAGRDVLRGGSGRDTAYYGDRRAPVFVDLDGAKGDDGARGEGDTVGADVENVVGGSGADRLIGNAAGNHLWGGPGNDHLAGGAGPDILVGQGGDDTLRGGAGDDHLIGEQEDDSYIENNPRARDRLDGGPAARRGDICVTGPVGTMVSCEIRRAQ; translated from the coding sequence ATGAGAATCCGTATCAAGCCGATCGCGGTGGCCGTGGCGGTCGTCGCCGGGGCCGCGTTCCTGCCGGCCCCGGCCCAGGCCGCGGCCACCACCGGGTCCGCCTGGGTGACCAGCGACGAGGTGTACTTCCGAGCCGGTCGTGGCGCCGTCAACGATGTCGTGCTCACCCGATCCGGGCGCACCGTGACGATCGACGACCGGGTCGCGATCACACCCGGCCGGGGCTGCGCCACGGTCGGCGGGGACCGGACCAAGGTGCGGTGCACGCCGAGGTCGCTGGACGGCATCCAGGCGAAGCTCGGCGACAGGAACGACCGGATCGTCAACAAGACCTCGGTGGCGCTGCTCGCCTGGGGCGGCGCCGGCGCCGACCGGCTCATCGGCGGCACCGGCATGGACGATCTGGACGGTGGCAGCGGCAAGGACACGCTGACCGGCGGCCGGGGCGCCGACGTGCTGGCCGGTGGTAGCGGCGACGACCGGCTCAGCGGCGGTCCGGGAGACGACGTGCTCTGGGCCGATGCCGGCCGTGACGTGCTGCGCGGCGGCAGCGGGCGGGACACCGCCTATTACGGCGACCGCCGGGCACCGGTCTTCGTGGACCTCGACGGCGCCAAGGGGGACGACGGCGCGCGCGGCGAGGGGGACACCGTCGGCGCCGACGTGGAGAACGTGGTCGGCGGATCGGGCGCCGACCGGCTGATCGGCAATGCCGCCGGCAACCACCTCTGGGGCGGCCCCGGCAACGACCACCTCGCCGGCGGGGCGGGGCCCGACATCCTCGTCGGCCAGGGCGGCGACGACACCCTGCGCGGCGGCGCCGGTGACGACCACCTCATCGGCGAGCAGGAGGACGACTCGTACATCGAGAACAACCCGCGGGCCCGGGACCGCCTCGACGGCGGCCCGGCCGCGCGGCGCGGCGACATCTGCGTGACCGGCCCGGTCGGCACGATGGTGAGCTGCGAGATCCGCCGCGCGCAGTGA
- a CDS encoding glycosyl hydrolase family 18 protein, giving the protein MKLSRKIALVSAVATVGTAAAVLPMTVSNAAAACAAAWSSSATYVKDNVASQNGHNYTAKWWTQNESPATHSGQWDVWIDNGTCGGTTTPPTTTPPTGPTTQPPTTGTKMASAPYVYPGWGNPPAPSTVVSATGIKSFTMAFVLASGGCNPAWDGESGLTGGVHASYISQIKAAGADVVPSIGGWSGNKLGPNCSTAEALAGAYQKVINAFGLKAIDIDIENTDEFENTAVQDRVLNALKIIKANNPSVKTIVTFGTTPTGPSYYGTRLVQQAKALGANIDIFTQMPFDFGGGSDMYAATTGATEGLKNLVKTTFGYTDAQAYSHIGISGMNGLSDQQEVTTVDTWTRIRDYAKSKGLARFTFWAVNRDRGCAGGGVVSDCSGIAQDTWAFTKVSAGF; this is encoded by the coding sequence GTGAAGCTGAGCAGAAAGATCGCCCTGGTCTCGGCAGTCGCCACCGTGGGCACGGCCGCCGCCGTCCTCCCGATGACGGTGTCGAACGCGGCCGCCGCGTGCGCCGCCGCCTGGAGCTCGTCCGCGACCTACGTCAAGGACAACGTGGCCTCGCAGAACGGCCACAACTACACCGCTAAGTGGTGGACCCAGAACGAGTCGCCGGCCACCCACAGTGGTCAGTGGGACGTCTGGATCGACAACGGCACCTGCGGCGGCACCACCACCCCGCCCACCACCACGCCGCCGACCGGCCCGACCACCCAGCCGCCGACCACCGGCACCAAGATGGCCTCGGCGCCGTACGTCTACCCGGGCTGGGGCAACCCGCCGGCCCCGTCCACGGTCGTCAGCGCCACCGGCATCAAGTCGTTCACCATGGCGTTCGTGCTGGCCAGCGGCGGCTGCAACCCGGCATGGGACGGTGAGTCCGGCCTGACCGGCGGCGTGCACGCCAGCTACATCAGCCAGATCAAGGCGGCCGGCGCGGACGTCGTCCCGTCGATCGGCGGCTGGAGCGGCAACAAGCTCGGCCCGAACTGCTCGACCGCCGAGGCGCTCGCCGGCGCGTACCAGAAGGTGATCAACGCCTTCGGTCTGAAGGCGATCGACATCGACATCGAGAACACCGACGAGTTCGAGAACACCGCGGTCCAGGACCGGGTGCTCAACGCTCTGAAGATCATCAAGGCGAACAACCCGTCGGTGAAGACCATCGTCACCTTCGGCACCACGCCGACCGGCCCGAGCTACTACGGCACCCGGCTGGTCCAGCAGGCCAAGGCGCTCGGCGCGAACATCGACATCTTCACCCAGATGCCGTTCGACTTCGGCGGCGGCTCGGACATGTACGCCGCCACGACCGGCGCCACCGAGGGCCTGAAGAACCTGGTGAAGACCACCTTCGGGTACACCGACGCGCAGGCGTACTCGCACATCGGCATCTCCGGCATGAACGGTCTCTCCGACCAGCAGGAGGTCACCACGGTCGACACCTGGACCCGGATCCGCGATTACGCCAAGAGCAAGGGCCTGGCCCGGTTCACGTTCTGGGCGGTCAACCGGGACCGGGGCTGCGCCGGCGGCGGCGTGGTCTCCGACTGCTCCGGCATCGCGCAGGACACCTGGGCATTCACCAAGGTCAGCGCGGGTTTCTGA
- a CDS encoding alpha-amylase family protein: MSDRWYTKAVIYCLDIDTFADSNGDGCGDIPGLIGRLDYLARLGVTCLWLNPIHPSPDRDDGYDVADFYNVDPRFGTLGDFAELLHQAGNRGIKVIIDLVVNHTSDKHPWFVSARSSPDSPYRDWYVWSETAPADRNQGMVFPGEQDETWSYDRTAKLWYYHRFYKFQPDLNIRNPEVREEIKKICAFWLQLGVAGFRMDAVPFIIEETDPGNPDSPKDFGFLTELRQHIQWRKSDAVLLAEANVEPAQLVSYFGDEGGSGNRIHMLFDFMLNAKMVLALAREDPEPIIDGLRDTPALPPGGQWATFLRNHDEIDLSRLTAEQRADVFAKFGPDENMQLYGRGIRRRLAPMLGNDRRRLELAYALQFSLRGTPVLRYGEEIGMGDDLRLEGRDAIRTPMQWSNLPNAGFSTADPGDLVRPVVTDDGFGYDTINVTLQRHDPQSLLAWFERMIRTLREAPEIGSGSCTYVDVPAPKGLLVHRADDGTGTMLFLHNLGPDEVTVDLSSIAGEAEMPNDVLADTDYPDPGKLADLPVTGYGYRWIRLRRTA; encoded by the coding sequence ATGAGTGACCGGTGGTACACGAAGGCGGTCATCTACTGCCTTGACATCGATACCTTCGCCGACTCGAACGGGGACGGCTGCGGTGACATCCCGGGGCTGATCGGCCGGCTCGACTACCTGGCCCGGCTGGGTGTCACCTGCCTCTGGCTGAACCCGATCCACCCCTCGCCGGACCGCGACGACGGGTACGACGTCGCCGACTTCTACAACGTCGATCCGCGGTTCGGCACCCTGGGTGACTTCGCCGAGCTGCTGCACCAGGCCGGCAACCGCGGCATCAAGGTGATCATCGACCTGGTGGTGAACCACACCTCCGACAAGCACCCCTGGTTCGTCTCGGCGCGGTCGTCGCCGGACTCGCCGTACCGTGATTGGTATGTCTGGAGCGAGACCGCTCCGGCGGACCGCAACCAGGGCATGGTCTTCCCCGGCGAGCAGGACGAGACCTGGAGTTACGACCGGACCGCGAAGCTCTGGTACTACCACCGGTTCTACAAGTTCCAGCCGGACCTCAACATCCGCAATCCCGAGGTGCGCGAGGAGATCAAGAAGATCTGCGCGTTCTGGTTGCAGCTGGGGGTGGCCGGGTTCCGGATGGACGCCGTGCCGTTCATCATCGAGGAGACCGATCCCGGCAATCCGGACTCACCGAAGGACTTCGGCTTCCTCACCGAGCTGCGCCAGCACATCCAGTGGCGCAAGAGCGACGCGGTGCTGCTGGCCGAGGCCAATGTGGAGCCGGCGCAGCTGGTCAGCTACTTCGGCGACGAGGGCGGCTCGGGCAACCGGATCCACATGCTGTTCGACTTCATGCTGAACGCCAAGATGGTGCTCGCGCTGGCCCGCGAGGATCCGGAGCCGATCATCGACGGGCTGCGGGACACCCCGGCGCTGCCGCCCGGCGGGCAGTGGGCCACCTTCCTGCGCAACCACGACGAGATCGACCTGTCCCGGCTCACCGCCGAGCAGCGCGCCGACGTCTTCGCGAAGTTCGGCCCGGACGAGAACATGCAACTGTACGGCCGGGGCATCCGCCGCCGGCTGGCCCCGATGCTGGGCAACGACCGCCGTCGCCTGGAACTGGCCTACGCCCTGCAGTTCAGCCTGCGCGGCACCCCGGTGCTGCGGTACGGCGAGGAGATCGGGATGGGCGACGACCTGCGTCTGGAGGGGCGCGACGCGATCCGCACCCCGATGCAGTGGTCCAACCTGCCCAACGCCGGCTTCTCCACGGCGGATCCGGGCGACCTGGTCCGGCCGGTGGTCACCGACGACGGGTTCGGCTACGACACGATCAACGTGACCCTGCAACGGCACGACCCGCAGTCGCTGCTCGCCTGGTTCGAGCGGATGATCCGGACCCTGCGCGAGGCGCCCGAGATCGGCAGCGGCAGCTGCACCTACGTCGACGTGCCGGCGCCCAAGGGGCTGCTGGTGCACCGCGCCGACGACGGCACCGGGACCATGCTGTTCCTGCACAACCTCGGGCCGGACGAGGTGACCGTCGATCTGAGCAGCATCGCCGGCGAGGCGGAGATGCCCAACGACGTGCTGGCCGACACGGATTACCCGGATCCGGGCAAACTCGCCGACCTGCCGGTCACCGGGTACGGATATCGCTGGATCCGGCTGCGCAGAACCGCGTGA
- a CDS encoding PadR family transcriptional regulator — MTDVPMREPTFLVLTALAAEPRHGYAVIEDVAEMTGGRVRLRAGTLYAALDRLRVDGLIEVDREEVVQSRLRRYYRLTGAGEQSLSAETARLRAQAAIADRRLRARRATLGGATT; from the coding sequence ATGACCGACGTTCCGATGCGGGAGCCCACGTTCCTGGTGCTCACCGCCCTGGCCGCGGAGCCGCGACACGGTTATGCCGTGATCGAGGATGTGGCCGAGATGACAGGCGGACGGGTCCGGCTGCGCGCCGGGACGCTGTATGCCGCCCTCGACCGGCTGCGCGTCGACGGCCTGATCGAGGTCGACCGCGAGGAGGTCGTCCAGTCCCGGCTGCGGCGTTACTACCGCCTCACCGGGGCGGGCGAGCAGAGCCTGTCCGCCGAGACCGCCCGCCTGCGCGCCCAGGCCGCCATCGCCGACCGCCGCCTGCGAGCCCGCCGCGCCACCCTCGGCGGAGCGACCACGTGA